In Oreochromis aureus strain Israel breed Guangdong linkage group 22, ZZ_aureus, whole genome shotgun sequence, the genomic window CAGCACTACTAAGCTGGGTCCAAAGAAGCCTGGGATTGGAGGGGACTTtttgagacaaacacacaaaaaagattaAACAATTTGATGAGATGAAATCTGCAACTTCCTCACTACCGTGCACGTCTATTAAATAGATAaatggatagatagatatgcCTGCAgggttaaagaaagaaaaaagctgtgTTAGTGTTCAACATGTTGAATTGTTCGACCACTGACCATCAGTCTCCGCCGGGTTGGCGGTGACTTTGATGAGATTAACAGCCTCGTGATAGTTGTTGCTTTGACCAGATGGAGTTCGTGGGCTGCTGCGCGTCTGCTGCAGTAAGAAAGCTGTGCACATATAAAACAAGACGTGGAACATTAGCGTATGACATTTAGAGGCCCTGCAGCGCAGCGCCAACCTGAATGCTTAATGTAATAAAATAGATTAAATAGTTCAAACTTTAATGTActtaaatattttgattttctttaacATTTTGCTGTATAATGTCAGGGTACTAATTTCTGTATTCTGCACTTTTATATTGCAGCATCTTAAAATTATAAAAACTTCAGATTCCAGGAAGCCCTTCAATGTTTCTTATCTTAAGGCCTTACTTTCTGAGCGATTTACAGTGAGTGTATGGCTTTAAAGTGCCTTGGATTTGCAGTAGAAAATGGTTAGAAATGTTCATAATGAAATCCAAAATAATATATGCTACCTTCTTAGTGTGTTCTACTAATGGCATCTCCCCGTGTTAGGAAGAAGCTGggtaaaacatatttttaaatgtgtgccTTCTTCATCCTACCAACTTCAGATTAATTTCTTTCAAAGTCAAGGTAAGCCTGCAGCTTCTTCACAATCTAGtacattaaattaattttgtATGGATAATGTTGTGGATAAGCTGGATGTCATGAAAATATTctagatgttgttgtttttatgaacGTGTCTTAATATGgggttttcattttaaattaaggttatttttttgttgtcaaATACGTCATCTTTTATCTGTCTATATCCACCTGCTTCCTGTCTGTACTAAAACAGATACTAActacaaaaaaacattacactGTTAGAATAAATAGGAGCTGTGAATCGGTGAGATCATTCAGAAGTGCAGCATGTTTCACCCTCATTGATTTcataaagtgaaatataaaattttaaataacatCTACCTATAAAAACATGTACTTCTATAAAGAAATATGATGTGCTTGGAAAAAtaagcatatttttaaaaactgatggaAGAGATTTTTAATggaaactgtaaaaataaactgaacgTTAGTATTTCCATCATTACAGACAATATAacctaaaataataattaaaattacttaaaataaaaaaggaccATTAAATATAATCTATTTATCTAACAAAATCTGAACCCACCGTGTTTTCTCCTGTAATGGCAGCAGAGCACCGTGTTTGTGATGACAATCACGAGGAGCAGGATGGACAGGGAGATGGTGGAGAGAAGTGGCAGAGACGCAAAaggcaaatctgcagcagcaaCAGCGGCTGTGGTTCCATCGGCtggatgcacagaaaagaaacaaacagaacaaataCTTCACTTTCAGATTATGGATCAAGACTAACCGTGACGTTTAAGAAACTGGTACTGAGAATGTTTTAAGTACTttttcataaaataaaactgtaaatattTACCAGTTGTCCATAGAGGCGTTACTGTTGGCTTAACCGCGGTAGTGTTAAGAAACCCCAGAGAACCTGCAGAACAAAATTATATTCAGaagaacaaaacaatgaaatctGAAGAAGACGCGATCACCTGGTTTCAATTCAAAGTTAATTTAATTTACACTACAACTGCATTTTATATCATTTTCTAATAACTGAGTGCTGTAATTAATGAAGAATGGATGAATAGATTCATGTGTAAGTAcaaaattaatattattaaagCCCTTCAATTAAAAACTGATTGTTACTTAAATTTTAAGGGCACAGACAGAAATAatgtaatacaaaaaaatatatttatacaaaAATATATCCAAAATGGTTTAGCAAAAGTGAACAAATCTATATCAaaagtttatttagcaacagtctgtttttaaaagtttgaaaattTATAGAATAAttttttcatctgaaaatgttagtAATCAGAAATAAAGATCACTGAGAAATTAACGTCTATCAAATATGAAATAAGTCAAAACAgctaataaacaaaaacaaaatacgcCTGTAAAACATTCCTACTTGCGAATTTCCATTTTTAATTACAGTAAGTATAAAACATAAATTTACTATACGTATTAccaaaaaagacttttttttttctaagctaAATCACTGTTTTCACCTTCTGCCAGCAAAAATGGCATTTTATTAACAAACAAACTTGATCACTCACCATTACAGATGACACCAGAAGCGCTTGAGCCTCTACACAGGTGTTCTTTATTTATGATCTCTTTGCACTCCCAAAGGTTCCGCTCCTGTCCATTACACTGAAAGTACCACAGTGAGCCGTTGTTGTGGCTGAGTGAAGGACTAAACTGGCTGACCTTTTCCACTTTATCACCACAGCCCAGCATGGAGCACACCATAGAGGCCAAATGTTTATTCCAACAGTTATCACACACTGTCCACCAGCTGCCGTTACGATGGACCTCCAATTTACCAGAGCAGTGGTCCAAACCTCCAGTCAGTCTGAGGGCTCGCATCTctgcagagacacagaggtCACAAGGTGTAAAACTACTGGAACAAAatgaactttatttatttgggtggggggggggtcaaGAGGATAAAAAAGTCTTTATGTCTCAGTTCCGTGCTGGAAACTTTTTAAATCATTGTATGCTACTGAGCTGGAGatacaaacaacaacattttagACTTAAGAATTAACTTTTATACTCAGAGTCAATTTGTTAATAACATTCAAGTTTCAGAGTAAATTTTCTGATTTCTGCGTGTGTGAATAAACTTTTTTGAACTCGACCTGAGCACACGACACCAGCGTCCTCTTTGTGTCCACAGTCTTGATCCTCCTCCTGTGTAGCCGGGCAGCTCCACAGGTTCTCCTCTTTGCCCGTACAGTTCAGATCGTCCAGGTAGATGGGTCCTTTCCCCGGGGGAAATAAGCCGGCTTGGCCCGTCACATTGAGGGCGTAACCACAGCCGAGCTGAGCGCACACCACGTGAGCATCATTCAGGTCCCAGTCGTCGTCACACACGGTGCCCCACTGCCGATTTTTCCATACTTCCACTCGTCCAGCACAGCGGTCTGTCCCTCCTGCCAGCCGCACAAGCTGGTGTGCTGAGGACGATAcgctgtcattattattatgctCTCATCATTGTTACTCATGAAAATAATCAACCTAACAGCGCAGTCTGGTGATCAAGATGAAATTCCTATGAACTGATGGTGTTAACTGAAATTATTACAGTCAGATCTGACAGTCACCAATCAAATACTAAGAAATGTCTTCCACTATGAATTCTCATTGCTTAAAAATCACAGCTCTTTATGATTTTTGGTTTCTTAAATCCTTACATCTAAAGGTTAGTGCTCAGTTATTTCTGCCTGAGGCTAATTCAGAGTCACTGTTAAGGAAACACACAAGGTTATGAATTTTTACTCCTTTAATTTTGggtaaaaacaagcaggtaATCACTCTATCGTACCTTTCTTGAGGTTAATTGGTTAAACCCTTAGACAGTGTCCCTTATTTATTAGCAAAGGCCTATACGCGTCACAGAGTTAAACCCACGGAGTGACCGTGGGTCAGAAATGGGTATTATAAGGATCAATTTCTGTCCCTTTTGATTCAGTTATAGACAGTCTAAGGGACTGAAAGACATCCTGGAAGTGTGTTAAACCTGCATTATTTTGTaacatccagcagggggcaaatCTCCTGGGTTGCCTTGCTCTGTGACCTCAGTTAACCCTTTTCAGATTGCTTTACAGTTTCAATAACTTGTTTTGGGttggagtcattttttaaattatgatcaGAAGGAAGGAATATCCGGGGTGTAGAGATTTCACAGTGAGGTCGCTCGTCACATTCAGTCTGAAAACACAATGCTCGAGGCTTCATAGCAGGATTTCACTAAGCAACGGGTCACTTCATGATTGCTAAAAccattttttagtttttagttttcaaTAAAACGCCCTGCTGTTCCAAGTGAGGTGGAGactgaaagttaaaatatatttctAGATCTCAGCTATATGTTATAAattataaaagtaaaatattgtAGTTGCTCAGTTCCAAAAACTCTACATGTAAAGGTTTAGTACTTGGGTAGAGCCACTGTGATCTGTAATATTAACACATACTGTTTCCCTACCAGCTACCAAACCTCAAACATGATTAACCAGCGTTTACTGAAAGACGATGACGGATGGATGACGGATAAAAAATTAGGCCTGCTGCTGCATATGGGGGAAGGTTTCAGTGAGAATTAGTGATGGCTTCCCGACTCCGGTGCAGACAGGAGGAGGTGAGAATAACTCAGTGTGCAGGGCAGGAAGTCATTTATAGACAGGAAAGGGCATGTATGACATGCGGTCacactcctgaaattcagataaacataaaaatagtcCCCAGTTATTTTTAAGATATCTCAGACTGTTCATCGCCTGTTTTTGAATTGATGGTccataaaatgtgtgtgtgtgcggggggggttatattaaaatacatgaaaattccctttcttttaaaaaaaatattgataaaaaATTGATAAAATATTCCTTCCATTTTTAGATTTTGAGGTTTTCCTGTTTATGTGTATAGTTTAAATGAAAGACATCTCATACGTTCCGAGGAGTTTCGTTCTATGTCGGTTTTGGAAATTTGTCGTATGAGAAAAAAATCATCTAGTTTCCAACCTCGcctaatctttgtttttctccgGGTGCTCTAGTGTCCTCCCACAGATCTGTAAGGGTACAATGGCAGGTTACTGCCCCAGGGACAGGTCATGGTGCCCCCAG contains:
- the LOC116315250 gene encoding T-cell differentiation antigen CD6-like isoform X1, with product MKLLKFILIIHVNFFCQALKNGTTENDPSDVRVSAEGNNTKISNDPYVYSLGKKCKWTLRVPRNRSSDIMALTDDSVNGLSEQICQDLKCGSVYFINKTTSPGDITCFQNCSYQHGRLENCSLSVGSSCSVIHEVVCAHQLVRLAGGTDRCAGRVEVWKNRQWGTVCDDDWDLNDAHVVCAQLGCGYALNVTGQAGLFPPGKGPIYLDDLNCTGKEENLWSCPATQEEDQDCGHKEDAGVVCSEMRALRLTGGLDHCSGKLEVHRNGSWWTVCDNCWNKHLASMVCSMLGCGDKVEKVSQFSPSLSHNNGSLWYFQCNGQERNLWECKEIINKEHLCRGSSASGVICNGSLGFLNTTAVKPTVTPLWTTADGTTAAVAAADLPFASLPLLSTISLSILLLVIVITNTVLCCHYRRKHAFLLQQTRSSPRTPSGQSNNYHEAVNLIKVTANPAETDVPSNPRLLWTQLSSADSTSVDTDYEQYDPSIDPSVNLSTFRNSQRYRTDVNPLMRPSGLESLCEEGPQPSNTMTEAFPSCNGASTYPQYARVSKISVDSFESSSTSSGECYENLPKDYVNVTPDPLPLESFVGPSDASKFSYGPFHSGQTSNLQSSDEDELYSPVSPD
- the LOC116315250 gene encoding T-cell differentiation antigen CD6-like isoform X2, whose translation is MKLLKFILIIHVNFFCQALKNGTTENDPSDVRVSAEGNNTKISNDPYVYSLGKKCKWTLRVPRNRSSDIMALTDDSVNGLSEQICQDLKCGSVYFINKTTSPGDITCFQNCSYQHGRLENCSLSVGSSCSVIHEVVCAHQLVRLAGGTDRCAGRVEVWKNRQWGTVCDDDWDLNDAHVVCAQLGCGYALNVTGQAGLFPPGKGPIYLDDLNCTGKEENLWSCPATQEEDQDCGHKEDAGVVCSEMRALRLTGGLDHCSGKLEVHRNGSWWTVCDNCWNKHLASMVCSMLGCGDKVEKVSQFSPSLSHNNGSLWYFQCNGQERNLWECKEIINKEHLCRGSSASGVICNGSLGFLNTTAVKPTVTPLWTTADGTTAAVAAADLPFASLPLLSTISLSILLLVIVITNTVLCCHYRRKHAFLLQQTRSSPRTPSGQSNNYHEAVNLIKVTANPAETDDSQRYRTDVNPLMRPSGLESLCEEGPQPSNTMTEAFPSCNGASTYPQYARVSKISVDSFESSSTSSGECYENLPKDYVNVTPDPLPLESFVGPSDASKFSYGPFHSGQTSNLQSSDEDELYSPVSPD